The following proteins come from a genomic window of Thermoleophilaceae bacterium:
- a CDS encoding glycine betaine ABC transporter substrate-binding protein, which translates to MIVLALASAGCGGSGESKGTKATGPGVGKPPVTFGTKNFPEQFLLGELYAQALRSKGFRVNLKSDVGATEIIYRALTLGTLDAYPEYTGILRTVIGNQTNRTRSPAQAYREAQKVAADEGVAMLNPTPFQDRDVLAVTAAFARRYHLKTIADLAKVPRAIRVSGAPEFRTRLEGYIGLRRVYGLRNLVFKPRRIGTQYAALDSGSIDAADAFSTDGQLTSTSKYVVLKDPKNMFGFQNEAPLVRQKVLDVEGPAFADTLNAVSATLTTSVMRQMNASVVLQGASPAAVADRFLRDHHLK; encoded by the coding sequence GTGATCGTCCTCGCTCTGGCCTCCGCGGGCTGCGGCGGTTCGGGCGAGAGCAAGGGCACGAAGGCCACCGGGCCCGGCGTCGGCAAGCCGCCGGTCACGTTCGGCACCAAGAACTTCCCCGAGCAGTTCCTGCTCGGCGAGCTGTACGCGCAGGCGCTCCGCTCGAAAGGCTTCCGCGTGAACCTGAAGAGCGACGTGGGCGCAACAGAGATCATCTACCGCGCGCTCACGCTCGGCACCCTCGACGCATACCCCGAGTACACCGGGATCCTGCGCACGGTGATCGGCAACCAGACCAACCGCACCCGCTCGCCCGCGCAGGCGTACCGGGAGGCCCAGAAGGTCGCGGCGGACGAGGGTGTGGCGATGCTCAATCCCACGCCCTTCCAGGACCGCGACGTGCTCGCGGTGACCGCGGCGTTCGCCCGCCGCTACCACCTGAAGACGATCGCGGACCTCGCGAAGGTGCCGCGCGCGATTCGCGTGTCGGGTGCGCCCGAGTTCCGCACGCGCCTCGAGGGATACATCGGCCTGAGGCGCGTCTACGGGCTGCGAAATCTTGTGTTCAAGCCGCGCCGCATCGGCACTCAGTACGCGGCGCTCGACAGCGGCAGCATCGACGCGGCCGACGCGTTCTCCACCGATGGCCAACTCACCAGCACCTCGAAGTACGTCGTGCTCAAGGACCCGAAGAACATGTTCGGCTTTCAGAACGAGGCCCCGCTCGTGCGGCAGAAGGTGCTCGACGTGGAAGGGCCGGCGTTCGCGGACACGCTCAATGCCGTGAGCGCCACGCTCACCACATCAGTGATGCGGCAGATGAACGCGTCGGTGGTGCTCCAAGGCGCCTCGCCCGCGGCCGTGGCCGACCGCTTCCTGCGCGACCATCACCTGAAATAG
- a CDS encoding ABC transporter substrate-binding protein — protein sequence MRFDRSSRRVAAGVLLATALAVVVAACGGSSSSSSGGSSSSLPTKIGPGEGQLNLVAWEGYTQPQWVKPFQQQTGCQVHAKYAGSSDEMVTLMRQGGGSQYDMVSASGDASLRLIRGGDVQPVNVNLIPGWKDFIPQLQSPPHNTVDGKHYGVSLQWGPNTLLYNTQKVTPAPTSWSEIYSPKYKGEITVPDNPIQIADAALYLSKTQPNLGITDPYELTQPQLNAAVNLLKQQRPLIKKYWALASDEIDLFKNGDAVIGASWPYQTITLQGAKAPVKDLIPKEGATGWADTWMLSAHAKHPNCAYLWMKWVSTPQVQAQQAISFGETPANTKACPFMDKIQKGACAQYHANAPAAYFNSIKFWKTPVKECGNGKNDCTDYTEWQQKWTEIKG from the coding sequence ATGAGATTCGATCGAAGCTCGCGCCGCGTGGCGGCTGGCGTGCTCCTCGCCACGGCACTGGCCGTTGTCGTGGCCGCCTGCGGGGGGTCGAGCAGCAGCTCGTCCGGGGGCTCGTCGAGCAGTCTTCCCACGAAGATCGGGCCGGGCGAGGGACAGCTCAATCTCGTCGCGTGGGAGGGTTACACGCAGCCGCAGTGGGTCAAGCCGTTCCAGCAGCAGACCGGCTGTCAGGTGCACGCCAAGTACGCCGGCTCCTCGGACGAGATGGTCACGTTGATGCGTCAGGGCGGCGGCAGCCAGTACGACATGGTCTCGGCGTCCGGCGACGCGAGCCTTCGCCTGATCCGGGGTGGCGACGTTCAGCCCGTCAACGTCAACCTGATCCCGGGCTGGAAGGACTTCATCCCGCAGCTCCAGTCGCCGCCGCACAACACGGTGGATGGCAAGCACTACGGCGTGTCACTCCAGTGGGGACCGAACACGCTTCTGTACAACACGCAGAAGGTCACGCCGGCGCCCACCAGCTGGTCGGAGATCTACAGCCCGAAGTACAAGGGCGAGATCACGGTGCCGGACAACCCGATCCAGATCGCGGATGCGGCCCTCTACCTGTCCAAGACGCAGCCCAATCTGGGGATCACGGACCCCTACGAGCTCACCCAGCCGCAGCTGAACGCCGCGGTGAACCTGCTCAAGCAGCAGCGGCCGCTGATCAAGAAGTACTGGGCGCTCGCCTCCGACGAGATCGACCTGTTCAAGAACGGCGACGCCGTGATCGGCGCATCGTGGCCCTACCAGACCATCACCCTGCAGGGAGCCAAGGCACCCGTGAAGGATCTGATCCCCAAGGAGGGCGCCACCGGCTGGGCCGACACGTGGATGCTCTCGGCGCACGCCAAGCACCCCAACTGCGCCTACCTGTGGATGAAATGGGTGTCCACGCCCCAGGTGCAGGCGCAGCAGGCGATCTCGTTCGGCGAGACGCCGGCCAACACCAAGGCCTGCCCGTTCATGGACAAGATCCAGAAGGGCGCGTGCGCGCAGTACCACGCCAACGCGCCGGCCGCGTACTTCAACAGCATCAAGTTCTGGAAGACGCCGGTGAAGGAGTGCGGAAACGGCAAGAACGACTGCACGGACTACACCGAGTGGCAACAGAAGTGGACTGAGATCAAGGGGTAG
- a CDS encoding NAD(P)/FAD-dependent oxidoreductase, with the protein MTLFTSRRYDSLPGLPFPGDPDGYPSRDEVVSYLQQYAERFDLPVELGSNVRSVSRGAEGFAVELDGARIEADQVVIATGPFQTPRIPAFANGLDSGVVQMHSDHYRKPAGLPEGTVLVVGGGNTGFQIAEELSDSREVHLAVGSRQTPLPQRIFGRDLFWYLEVTGLMRKSAATRIGRRLAGRDTLIGSSPRTVTRRSRVELRPRAVGAEGSRVTFSDGSAVDVHAVIWATGYTTDYSWVGAPVFDGAGRVLHQRGVTASPGLYFLGMSWQHTRGSALLGWVKDDAEYIAQHTTRTTPSFELRRAA; encoded by the coding sequence TTGACCCTGTTCACATCGCGCCGCTACGACAGCCTGCCTGGTCTGCCATTTCCAGGCGACCCCGACGGCTACCCGAGTCGTGACGAGGTCGTGTCGTATCTGCAGCAGTATGCCGAGCGGTTCGACCTGCCGGTTGAGCTGGGCAGCAACGTGCGCTCGGTGAGTCGCGGCGCGGAAGGCTTCGCCGTCGAGCTCGACGGTGCGCGGATCGAAGCGGATCAGGTCGTGATTGCGACGGGCCCGTTTCAGACGCCGCGGATACCCGCCTTCGCCAACGGCCTCGATTCCGGGGTCGTCCAGATGCACAGCGACCATTACCGAAAGCCAGCCGGCCTGCCGGAGGGCACCGTGCTGGTCGTGGGTGGGGGCAACACGGGCTTTCAGATCGCTGAGGAGCTTTCGGACTCGCGCGAGGTCCATCTTGCGGTGGGGTCGCGCCAGACGCCGTTGCCGCAGCGGATCTTCGGCCGGGACCTCTTCTGGTACCTCGAGGTGACCGGCCTGATGCGCAAGTCGGCGGCGACGCGGATCGGACGCCGGCTCGCAGGTCGGGACACGCTGATCGGATCGAGTCCGCGAACGGTGACGCGGCGGTCCCGCGTCGAGCTGCGCCCGCGCGCCGTCGGCGCCGAGGGTTCGCGTGTGACCTTCAGCGATGGCAGCGCGGTCGACGTGCACGCCGTGATCTGGGCCACCGGCTACACCACGGACTACTCATGGGTCGGTGCGCCCGTGTTCGACGGCGCGGGACGCGTCTTGCACCAACGCGGCGTGACTGCGTCGCCCGGCCTCTACTTCCTCGGCATGTCCTGGCAGCACACCCGCGGCTCAGCGCTTCTCGGCTGGGTCAAGGACGACGCCGAGTACATCGCACAGCACACCACTCGCACGACCCCGAGCTTCGAACTCAGGAGAGCAGCATGA
- a CDS encoding ABC transporter ATP-binding protein produces the protein MLHRGSTTTDDVQDSAATSAGKGSGAPAVRLIGLRKTYGDVVAIERLSLEIAQGEFFTMLGPSGSGKTTTLRLIAGFEPPDSGAIELHGEDVSRQPPYQRPVNTVFQDYALFPHMSVGENVGYGLRVQGVPKREREQRVAEALAMVRLPDVGKRRPIQLSGGQRQRVALARAIVNRPRVLLLDEPLGALDLKLRQEMQMELKAIQRELSERITFVYVTHDQEEALTMSDRIAVFSEGRIEQVGTPGEIYERPANEFVAGFVGTSNIIEQDGQRSTIRPEKIRMLESAPADPYGEPGVVREVVYLGSVTRYVVELDHGETLVVLRQNLETSAEAVLDERGSRVWLVWRPEDASPLRPTEGTNEEEMDS, from the coding sequence GTGCTCCATCGAGGAAGTACGACCACCGACGACGTCCAGGACTCGGCCGCGACGTCGGCAGGCAAAGGATCCGGCGCGCCCGCCGTCCGGCTGATCGGGCTGCGCAAGACCTACGGCGACGTGGTGGCGATCGAGCGCCTGTCGCTCGAGATCGCCCAGGGCGAGTTCTTCACCATGCTTGGTCCGTCCGGTTCGGGCAAGACCACCACGCTGCGCCTGATCGCCGGATTCGAGCCGCCGGACTCGGGCGCGATTGAGCTGCACGGCGAGGACGTGTCGCGCCAGCCGCCCTACCAGCGGCCAGTCAACACCGTCTTCCAGGACTACGCGCTGTTCCCGCACATGAGCGTGGGGGAGAACGTGGGCTACGGACTGCGCGTGCAGGGCGTGCCGAAGCGCGAGCGCGAGCAGCGCGTGGCCGAGGCGCTCGCCATGGTGCGGCTGCCGGACGTCGGAAAGCGCCGGCCGATCCAACTCTCGGGCGGTCAGCGGCAGCGGGTGGCGCTCGCGCGCGCGATCGTGAACCGGCCCCGAGTGCTCCTGCTCGACGAGCCGCTCGGCGCACTCGACCTGAAGCTGCGCCAGGAGATGCAGATGGAGCTGAAGGCCATCCAGCGCGAGCTGTCCGAGCGGATCACCTTCGTCTACGTGACCCACGACCAGGAGGAGGCGCTGACGATGAGCGACCGCATCGCCGTCTTCTCAGAGGGCCGGATCGAGCAGGTGGGCACGCCGGGCGAGATCTACGAGCGACCGGCGAACGAGTTCGTGGCCGGCTTCGTGGGCACCTCGAACATCATCGAGCAGGACGGGCAGCGCTCAACGATCCGGCCCGAGAAGATCCGCATGCTCGAATCGGCGCCGGCGGACCCCTACGGGGAACCGGGCGTCGTGCGCGAGGTGGTGTATCTCGGCTCGGTCACGCGCTACGTGGTCGAGCTCGACCACGGCGAGACGCTCGTCGTGCTCAGGCAGAACCTCGAGACATCCGCTGAGGCCGTGCTTGACGAGCGCGGCAGCCGCGTCTGGCTTGTGTGGCGTCCGGAGGATGCTTCGCCGCTTCGTCCAACCGAAGGCACAAACGAGGAGGAAATGGACTCATGA
- a CDS encoding multicopper oxidase domain-containing protein: MSTTHDHFPTDPAGLANARPTEIVDLSHGEEFELRIAPVAKRLGDTTVRMLAYNGSIPGPTLRVKEGSEVLVRVENEGDMEGTVHWHGLRLDNRYDGTHETQAPIPVGGRFTARVQFPDAGVYWYHPHIREDYGQEMGLYGNVLVEPADPDYWPAVHRELALTLDDILLEEGKVAPFSRAETTHAAMGRFGDVLLAAGESELSLTALSGEVVRLYLTNTANTRVFKVALPGARMKLVGGDSGHVEHEQFVDDVVLAPSERVVVDVLFDAPGEFALVHRTPERVYVLATITVRDERAAPSLKAEFEDLRTNADMVAERERVAPYLEAEPDKTLAFIAEMDMPAPDGEGPVVYVCPMHPEVASDQPGHCPQCGMKLIAAEAPKTTYICPMHPEVVSEEPSHCPQCGMKLLPAQLVAEAGGAHGHDHHDHHDHEHHDHGHDHAAAGGIEWEDDMVEVNRLTTPANMRWKLIDRATDAENAAIDWRFRVGDRVKIRLLNEMAGDHPMHHPFHIHGAGRFVVLSRDGVPEPSLVWKDTVLVRTSETVDILLDVTNPGHWMAHCHIAEHHESGMMFSFDVSPAEGEQ, translated from the coding sequence ATGAGCACCACACACGACCACTTCCCCACGGACCCCGCCGGTCTTGCCAACGCTCGCCCCACCGAGATAGTCGACCTGTCCCACGGTGAGGAATTCGAGCTGCGGATCGCGCCGGTTGCCAAGCGGCTCGGCGACACCACCGTGAGGATGCTCGCGTACAACGGCTCGATCCCCGGACCGACCCTGAGGGTGAAGGAGGGCTCGGAGGTCCTCGTCCGCGTGGAGAACGAGGGCGACATGGAAGGCACCGTCCACTGGCACGGGCTGCGGCTCGACAACCGGTACGACGGGACCCACGAGACGCAGGCGCCGATTCCGGTGGGCGGCCGCTTCACGGCCCGCGTCCAATTTCCCGACGCCGGGGTGTACTGGTATCACCCGCACATCCGCGAGGACTACGGCCAGGAGATGGGGCTGTACGGCAACGTGCTGGTCGAGCCGGCGGACCCTGACTACTGGCCGGCGGTCCATCGCGAGCTTGCTCTGACTCTCGACGACATCCTGCTCGAGGAGGGCAAGGTCGCTCCGTTCAGCCGCGCCGAGACGACCCATGCAGCCATGGGCCGCTTCGGCGACGTGCTGCTCGCCGCCGGCGAAAGCGAACTGTCTTTGACGGCGCTTTCGGGCGAGGTCGTGCGGCTCTACCTGACCAACACCGCCAATACACGCGTCTTCAAGGTGGCGCTCCCCGGTGCTCGGATGAAGCTCGTGGGCGGCGACAGCGGCCACGTTGAGCACGAGCAGTTCGTCGACGACGTCGTCCTGGCTCCTTCGGAGCGCGTGGTGGTCGACGTCCTGTTCGATGCGCCTGGGGAATTCGCGCTCGTGCACCGCACGCCGGAGCGGGTCTATGTGCTGGCGACGATCACCGTCCGCGACGAACGGGCCGCGCCATCGCTCAAGGCGGAATTCGAAGACCTGCGCACAAACGCGGACATGGTTGCCGAACGCGAGCGGGTCGCGCCGTACCTGGAGGCAGAGCCCGACAAGACGCTGGCGTTCATAGCCGAGATGGACATGCCCGCGCCCGACGGGGAGGGCCCGGTCGTCTACGTGTGCCCGATGCACCCGGAGGTGGCGAGCGACCAGCCCGGCCACTGCCCGCAGTGCGGGATGAAGCTGATTGCGGCCGAGGCGCCCAAGACCACCTACATCTGTCCGATGCACCCCGAGGTGGTGAGTGAGGAGCCGAGTCATTGCCCGCAGTGCGGTATGAAGCTCCTGCCGGCTCAGCTTGTGGCCGAGGCCGGCGGAGCGCACGGCCACGACCACCACGATCACCACGACCACGAGCACCACGACCACGGCCACGACCACGCGGCGGCCGGCGGCATCGAGTGGGAGGACGACATGGTCGAGGTCAACCGGCTGACCACGCCGGCGAACATGCGTTGGAAGCTGATCGATCGCGCCACCGATGCGGAGAACGCGGCGATCGACTGGCGCTTCCGCGTAGGTGACCGGGTGAAGATCCGGCTGCTCAACGAGATGGCCGGTGACCATCCGATGCACCACCCGTTCCACATCCACGGCGCGGGGCGCTTTGTCGTCCTTTCCCGAGATGGGGTGCCCGAGCCAAGCCTTGTTTGGAAGGACACCGTGCTGGTGCGGACCAGCGAGACGGTGGACATCCTGCTGGACGTCACCAACCCCGGTCACTGGATGGCGCACTGCCACATCGCCGAGCACCACGAGAGCGGAATGATGTTCAGCTTCGACGTCAGCCCGGCCGAGGGCGAGCAATGA
- a CDS encoding DJ-1/PfpI family protein: MKIAYVLYPDFTALDLVGPYEVISRWPGAEVHFVSRSLDPVRCDVGLTVVPTDTPSTLPHPDLIVVPGSGNPVPVLSDHVLIDWLRSAAPGCKWTASVCTGAGLYAAAGLLEGKKTTTHWGFRDNLRAMGVEVVGDRVVWQGNHISGAGVSAGIDMALALTERVHGRELAESLQLIIEYDPQPPFESGSPDKADASTLRLAFRLLLGDRPFQMAGRINGHAAAARLRRARKALSDRRRSRADRPIYGEPAARPPASH; encoded by the coding sequence ATGAAGATCGCGTACGTCCTCTACCCGGACTTCACCGCGCTCGACCTGGTCGGGCCATACGAGGTGATCAGCCGCTGGCCGGGCGCGGAAGTTCACTTCGTGTCGCGATCGCTGGATCCCGTGCGTTGCGACGTCGGCTTGACGGTCGTCCCGACGGACACACCCAGCACGCTGCCGCACCCCGATCTCATCGTTGTGCCAGGGAGCGGTAATCCGGTGCCTGTGTTAAGCGATCACGTGCTGATCGACTGGCTGCGCTCTGCCGCGCCCGGTTGTAAGTGGACGGCTTCCGTCTGCACCGGCGCGGGTCTCTACGCCGCGGCCGGTCTGCTCGAAGGCAAGAAGACCACCACCCACTGGGGATTCCGGGACAACCTGCGGGCGATGGGCGTCGAGGTGGTGGGCGATCGCGTCGTGTGGCAGGGGAACCACATCAGCGGGGCGGGCGTGTCCGCGGGCATCGACATGGCGCTTGCTTTGACCGAGCGCGTTCATGGGCGCGAGCTCGCTGAATCGCTTCAGCTGATCATCGAATACGACCCGCAGCCGCCGTTCGAATCCGGCTCTCCGGACAAGGCAGACGCCAGCACGCTGCGGCTGGCGTTCCGGCTTCTGCTGGGCGACCGGCCGTTCCAGATGGCCGGGCGGATCAACGGGCACGCCGCCGCGGCGCGCCTGCGCCGCGCCCGCAAGGCGCTTTCCGATCGACGGCGGTCGCGCGCAGATCGTCCTATCTACGGCGAGCCCGCAGCGCGCCCGCCAGCGAGCCACTGA
- a CDS encoding ATP-binding protein — MARGFGGWWITLRRSITTRMVVASGAFALLIGAVFVVLVFAIRGQRDSANRAIRAQEAISAGNKLEKLAIDLETGVRGYVASGAKPVFLEPYSAARQAYPAQARELEALVRDNPKAAATASQITGSIDDYVNLYSIPMISLARDKIDVARSVIVNGTGPQRIQAIRTQFTQLFNSERALADKRTSQASSRANVAVGFGIGGLVIGLGAVLVLAIYLARSVVRPVREVAAGAERVAKGDLTARAPDQRGDELGDLGRAFNTMAASLEHSRDEVAARTAELERSNAELDQFAAVTSHDLKEPLQTVTVFAGLLDRDYRDRLDDSGKTFLDSILAGTDRMRTLIRDLLEYSRVGHGELQREPVAADELLDRARENLAGRIAEKSATLTSDPLPTVDVDAKQLAQVFQNLLSNALKFSDDDAPEVHVSATLFPTEWRFSVRDNGIGIDPRQAERIFQPFARLGASKEGTGIGLAICQKIIEHHGGRIWVEGRPGSGSIFHFTIPDSAPAEEQRPATAPAGVGA, encoded by the coding sequence GTGGCCCGGGGCTTTGGCGGCTGGTGGATCACCTTGAGAAGGAGCATCACCACACGGATGGTCGTCGCGAGCGGCGCTTTCGCGCTGCTGATCGGTGCCGTCTTCGTAGTGCTCGTGTTCGCGATCCGCGGCCAACGAGACTCGGCCAACCGCGCCATCCGCGCGCAGGAGGCGATCTCTGCCGGCAACAAGCTCGAGAAGCTTGCGATCGACCTCGAGACGGGCGTCCGCGGCTACGTGGCGAGCGGCGCGAAGCCAGTGTTTCTCGAGCCGTACTCGGCGGCCCGCCAGGCATATCCGGCGCAGGCCCGTGAGCTCGAGGCGCTCGTGCGGGACAACCCGAAGGCGGCCGCCACGGCGAGCCAGATCACGGGCTCGATCGACGACTACGTGAACCTGTACTCGATCCCGATGATCTCGCTTGCGCGCGACAAGATCGACGTCGCGCGATCGGTGATCGTGAACGGCACAGGACCGCAGCGGATCCAGGCGATCCGCACCCAGTTCACGCAGCTCTTCAACAGCGAGCGCGCGCTCGCGGACAAGCGCACGAGCCAGGCGAGCAGCCGCGCGAACGTGGCCGTGGGATTCGGGATCGGCGGACTGGTGATCGGACTGGGCGCGGTGCTGGTGCTGGCGATCTACCTCGCGAGGTCGGTGGTGCGACCGGTACGCGAGGTTGCCGCCGGAGCAGAGCGCGTGGCGAAAGGCGACCTGACCGCGCGTGCCCCGGACCAGCGCGGCGACGAGCTGGGCGACCTCGGGCGGGCTTTCAACACGATGGCGGCGTCGCTGGAACACAGCCGTGACGAAGTGGCGGCACGAACCGCCGAGCTCGAGCGCTCGAACGCGGAGCTCGATCAGTTCGCGGCTGTCACGTCGCACGACCTGAAGGAGCCGCTCCAGACCGTCACGGTGTTCGCCGGACTGCTCGACCGCGATTACCGCGACCGGCTCGACGACAGCGGCAAGACGTTCCTCGACAGCATCCTCGCCGGCACGGACCGCATGCGCACGCTGATCCGCGACCTGCTCGAGTACTCGCGCGTGGGCCACGGCGAGCTGCAGCGCGAGCCGGTGGCCGCTGACGAACTGCTCGACCGCGCGCGAGAGAATCTCGCGGGCCGGATCGCCGAGAAGAGCGCGACCCTCACCTCGGACCCGCTGCCGACCGTGGACGTGGACGCCAAGCAGCTCGCCCAGGTGTTCCAGAACCTGCTGTCGAATGCGCTCAAGTTCAGCGATGACGATGCACCCGAGGTGCACGTGAGCGCGACGCTGTTCCCAACCGAGTGGCGCTTCTCAGTGCGCGACAACGGCATCGGGATCGATCCTCGTCAGGCGGAGCGCATCTTCCAGCCCTTCGCGCGGCTCGGTGCCTCGAAGGAGGGAACCGGGATCGGCCTCGCCATCTGCCAGAAGATCATCGAGCACCACGGCGGCCGGATCTGGGTTGAGGGCCGTCCCGGCAGCGGCAGCATCTTCCACTTTACGATTCCGGACTCTGCGCCCGCCGAGGAACAGCGGCCCGCCACGGCCCCGGCCGGGGTGGGTGCGTAG